GCGATTTTCATTGGATCAATGTCGATTCGAAGGGTAGGTCGAGTTTGCTTTAGCGCGATGGTTCCTGAACGAGTTCGCCTGCCAACGACGATTCCGACGCGCGGCGAAGCGAATTCAGTGACGCCGATAACGTGACGGCTCGTCGTCGCGACGGTCACTGTGTGAAAGTAATCTTCGTAGTGCTCGAGCTGGTTGGGCAATCGAGAGAGATTATCACGATCGCTCTTAATCTCAACACAATGCAGGGCGCCGTTGACCACGGCAAGATCTGCTCGCGCCGAATGTCTTGCTACGCCTAATTCGTCGACGATGAGTGTCGGCGTCTTGACGTGCTTTCGCTGAAGTCGGGCACGCATCGCCTCGCGCAATTCCGTTTCGGTGATCGGCTCGTCCATATGGGAAGTAGTACCATAGAGAGGCAGGAACCGTCTACCGAGATAAAAATAACGCCCCCTGATTGACACGGGCGGCGCAGAGTCTATCGTCGCGGGTGTAACAAAACACCTGCGGCTTGCGTCGCGTGGCTTTAGCGAGCCTTCGGTTTTAGCGAACCGAATATCTAAGACGCGGACCAAGGGTAACACTCAACCCTTGTCGACCCCCATTTCGAAGCGTGGCAATTCGTTGCTGCGCCGAAGATTCGCGGGGTTAATTCGCTATGCGATCAACGGATATCGCCCGCCATCGGTTCAGCCGACCTAGCCTTTCGTGGCTGCCGGTATGGATAGGTGCCAATACATGGATAACAAGATCGCTGCCTGCGCGTGTGGATGATAGGAACGAGCGCGGCAGCAAGACCATTTTGAGGCAACAAGATGAGCCAGGCAACATTGACCGACAAACCGCGCCGAACTCGGCAAAGGGAAGCGACGGCCGAGCCTACCACGAAGACCGACGAACAGAACGCGAGCCTTGCAACGATGCAGGAGTATCTCGACGAAACTTTCATTCCAGAAGCGGAACAACGCGGGCTATCTCGCGACCGGATCGGAGAAATCAGACAAGCCGCGCACCGCTGGCAATGGTGGAGCGAAACCAAGTACCGGATAGCCCGTCCTCTACTTGTGGACGTGACGGCGCGCGGGCTTTCCGAGTTCCGCCGCGAGGTGATCGGCACGGAAATACCAGGGCGAGACGGGAAAATCCGGAAGGTATCGCCGCGGAGTTTGAACAAAACGCTACAAGCGATCGAGCAGATTATCGCGGCCGCGGTGGACGACGGGACGCTGGACGATTCGCGGGGCTTGCTTCGCGTGAAAAAAGTTCAGCAGCCGGAGCAAATCGACAAGTTGATAATTCCAGACGCGGAGCTGTCGCGAATCATGGAAGCCGCGGCCGACGCGAAATGGCCGCGGGAAACCGTCGACGGCCGGCCGATGTCGCCTGGCGTAATGTGGCAAACTGCGGTCGTGCTCTTCGCGACGTACGGGATGAGAACACAAGACTTGATCCGCTACGACTCGACAATGCGCCCGATACGCTGGGGCTGTGTCCGCGGTCCGGGATTGTCGCCGGCCGAAGACGGCGTGATGGAATGCGAACACGGCTGGCTGTCGTGGGTGCCGAACAAGACGCGACGAAAGAAAAACTTCGCGATGTGTTTACCCCTGACACCGGCCGCGAGACACCAGCTAGACCGATGGCGGGAAGCGATGAAGCCGGCCGACGAAGCCGAACCGCTGATGCCGGTCCCGATGACTCGCGACAAAGTTTATCAACAGTGGCGCGAGATACTGAGCGCGGCGAAGGCGAAACCGAAACCGAAGTTAACCTTCGACGAAGACGGGATCCCGCTTTCGATGGATCGCGAGTACAAAATTCGACACCTGCGATGCACGGCAGCAACGCGAGCGGACGAACACGGCGCGAAGCTGTCGCACGGCAGCGTGGGCCGATGGGTGACGGGACACGTCAGCAACGACGTTTTCAGCCGACACTACCGAGGCATGGAACGGCCGATCGTCGAAACTCTAACCTCGTTACCGATGCCCGCGGGATTCTCCCCGGAACCGGAGCCGGACCGACCGCGGCTTCGCGTCGTTGGCTGATCGCTCGAATTCCCCAAACTAAAACCCAGACCCGGCCACGTTCGCGCAGACTGCGCGGGCGTGGCTTTTCTTATGCGCAGGAGGAGACGCCAATGGCAAACGATGGAACCCGGATGATGATCCGAAACCCCTTTGATTGTGTTAGCCGAATAGGACGCGGCGCGAAAGTCGAAAGCTTCGCTTCGATGCTGTGCGTTGATGATCCCGCCGAGTGGCTGGCGGTAATCGGCGGCGCGCTTGTGATGCGAACGAGCACGCAAGACCAAAACGAACCGGACGAAATGGTCCAAGAACTCGCAAAGCTCGACGTGATCGTAACGCGAGCATTCACACCAGAGCAGGAAGCCGAAATTTTCGGAATCTGAGGACAGAAGAAGAAAACCCCAACCCTAGAAACAAAAAGGTAACAACATGCTAGTTTTAAGCCGTCGCGTAGGTGAAACAATTCTGATCGGAAACGGAGTCCAGATCGCAGTAACGCGAATACAAGGAAAGAGCGTAACTATCGGAGTAGTCGCACCGGACGAAGTGAAGGTTCTGCGCGGCGAGATCGAAAACAAATCGCCGCGGCGAAGTGAAGCCTTGCGGCGAGAGCTTTCGCGAGGATCGCGAAAGGTGGTGCGAGATGCCAAATAAAGGCTATTCGGAAACGTGGTTTGCGATCGACGCGAACAACTTGCTTTTCCCTGACGTGTGCATGGGCGACAAGTCGGCTAAGAACTTCGCGGCGCGACTCCAGACATTAAACCGCCAATGGGAGCCCGAGCGAACTATAGTCGCGTTTGATTCAAGCGAGAGCTTTCGCCGAAAGCTTTTCCCTGAATACAAGGCAAAGCGAGGAGCGAAGCCGGAAGGGATCGACGACGCACTAAAAGCCGCGAAGGAAGCCTGCTGGGACGAGTGCGTGGATTGTGTCGCGGTCCCGGAATTCGAAGCCGACGACGTATTGGCGACGATCGCCGCGGCCGCGACTGCAACCGGGCGCCGATGTGTACTGTTCAGCAGCGACAAGGACATGCGCCAACTATTGCGAGCCGGAAAGGTGACCCAGTGTCGGAAGCTAAATCGCGATCGCGATCGCTTTACGGCCGAATGGATGACCGCGGACGACGTGAAACGAAACTTTGACGTGACCGCGGAGCAGTGGGTGGAATTCCAAATGCTCGTTGGCGACGCTTCGGATAATTATCCGGGAGTCGACGGGATCGGACCGAAAACCGCAAAAAGCCTGCTCGCGAAGTACGGGACGCTAGGAAACCTATTCGCAAAAGAGGAACGCGAACAAATTCGACCGCGAGAGGTAAAGAAGCTTTTCGCCGCTCGCGAAAACGGAACGCTCGACCTGATGCGGAAGATTGCAACGCTGCGCGACGATGTCCCGATCAGCGAGGCACTTCTAGAAATGGAGGCGACCCGATGAGCTGCGACCCAGGATTCCCAGACCTGAGCACAGAGCGCCAGCGGTCGCTATGCAATTTGCTGGACCGCGTGAACGATCGCCACAAAAAAACGGCCGAACTGCTCGCGGCAATGGTCGAAGATAAAAGCTACGGCGCAGGAGTGATAAAGAAGGCGCAGGAGACGCGGAAACTTTACGAAGGGCTAGCGGAGCTGATCTGCTTGCAATTCCCATATCGAAGAGTGGAACGCCGCGGAACATTCGGGCCTGAAAGCGCTTGCACGAACGAAGACCTGCTTTCTTCGATGAAGCGACTAGACAGCGAGATCGCTTTCCTAAGCGGAACACAAATACAAGACTTGCGGGCCTGGTTCGATCGCGGATTCGCGATGCCGAGGCTTGCACCGCTGTTCGTAACCGAAGGAAATAAGCGAGAAGCGAAGCGGATTCGCGAGAAGCTGAAAGCGAGGCGCGAAAAAGCATGAACGCCGAAAGCATGACGCTAGACGAAGCGGTGGAACTCGCGAAGCGAGTACAGCAAACAAACGGCTTGAAGCTTCAAGCGATTGGCCGTTTTCTGCCTGATGCCGAACTAACGACGACGCCGGAGCGATGGGGAGTGTCGATCGTGCTCGCGGATGGAAAGCGTAAAGTTCTATGGAATAGCCTGTCGCTCGCGATGATCACGCCACCAGCCAAAGCAAACGCACCGAAAGCGAAGCCGGCGAGACGACGAAGCGCCGACGATCGGCAGGAGGTGCTGTTTTGACCAAGCAAGGCACAGACGACCTGCTAACACTCGCAGAAGAACGCGACGCCGCGGAACGTGAAGCGGCCGCGATCGCGACGGCTAGACGCGCGATGGCTCGCGACCGAATCGCGAGAATGAAAGCCGCACTAGACGAAGCGGAAATATACGAGGGGACGAGTTACTGGAACGTCGCCGTATTGATCGCGAAAGTAAGCGAGAATTGGGAGCCGCTAAAGTGGTCGCTTGACCGCCTCGCGATGGACGAAGACATCGGAAGCGGAAGCGGCGAGATAACATCCCGGAAACGCATTGTCCGACGCGCTCTAAAGCGGCTGAGCGATCGCGGGATAATCCAGAGCGAGCTAAAAACGGTAGGAGTCGGCCGGGCGGCGAAGACGACCGTAACGGCTACCGCTTGCCGATCAGTAGTAACCGCGGGAAGGCCAGACGCAAGGTGTGAAATTATGCCAGATTCCATGCCAACAAACCGGGACAACTTGCGGGACAACAACCGGGACAACAACCGGGACAACAACCGGGACAAAACCGGGACAACTTGCGGGACAAAACCGGGACAAATGAGCACCGACACTGTTATATATTCCAATTCCAAAAATTCCGGTCCTCTTTCCCCATTCGGAACCACAAACCGAGAGGGGGAAGAGGACCAAAGATTTTTGACGACTGCGGAAGCGACCGCGCCGCGAACCGCTCGACTGATGGCGACGCTTGGCTGGCCAAATGGCGACGTGAAGACGGTCTGGCAAGTCGCCGCGGCGTGCAATGCCGGGATGATCACCGACGGCGACGCAGACGGAGCCGCACAAATGGCGAGAGACTACGCGAACCGCTCGACCGTGGGGCTATTCCGAACCAAGCTTGCCGAGCGGCTTAAGTTGGACGGCGCGACGCTGTCGAGGATTCTAAACCGCGTGACGATGCCGGGAGGATTCCCGGCCGACGCACCCGTGCGACGCGTGGAACCTTCCAAAAACGCGCCGGCCGGAAAGCTGAGACGCGCGGATCCGGAGCCGGCGAAGATGAGCGAAAGAGCGACGCAGCGAGCGGCGCAAAACATCATAAGAACCCTAGCAAAAATGGAACTGAGCCGATGAGAGACGAAAACAAAAACACCGCGGCAGTGATCGCGGCAGCGGTATTCAAAGGCGAGCTAGGACGCAAGCCGATAAGAATGATCACCGTTGACGAAGCCGGACGGATTGTGAATACCTGGACACTCCACGAAGCAACCGAAGCGATCGAAAAAACAGTCGAAGCCGTCCGGAACTTCGACCAACGAAAACGCTATCAGCGAGAAGGAAGAAGGGCGACGCAAAAACCGCCGCGGTAAAAGTGGTCGAACGTGCGACACGGCCGAACCATCCCCGGATGGAGGCAACCAGGATCACAACCGGGGCTGCTACCAAAGAACCCGCAGCGATTCGAACGGCAGACCTTCAAAGCGAGGCTTGCCGAAAGAACTTTATCGCTGCATCGAACGCAACGGCCGACAGATATTTGCCGGCATCGAACACAACAAGAAACAGCGGGCTGAATCATGGCTGGGGGACCGGGACGCCTATTGTGAGATCATAAACGCTGACCATCGCCGCGAGTGAAGGATCCGGACCGCTCGCGACTGGGGACAACGTCGCCGAAAAGTCGTCCATGTAATGACCAGGAAACGGTCCGAAGACTTGCGACGTTTCTCCAAATGTAGGGCCCGCGGGATAGGTTGGAATTTCGAACAATGCGCCGGGCTGAGGCTTGAGAGCGAAAACGCCCGCCTTGAGATCAGCAAGCGAAAAATTTTCAACGGCCAAACCCTCGCGAAGTTCAATAGTTGCGAAAGCCGCGGCCGACCAGAATCCTACGCGCGGCTGGGTGATGTCGAGCCGGATCGTAACGGAAACCTTTAAGTAAAGGAATTGCCAAGCATAGTCAGGAGAACCGGTCGGACCAAACTTAAAATAATCGTTCCGAGTGAATTGATAGCCACCAGACGGGAGCCCGAATTCTTGGCCGTATAGATAGCGATAGCCTTCCAGATAATCACTACCGAAAAGAGGTAGAGAATAACCTCGAAAGGGCAGCGAGGCGGGACCACCAACGAGCGACCCCGTATACTTCGCGAAGGGAGTCGAGCGAAACACCGCTTCCCGCTGCATCGGAGGCGCCCCAAGATGACAAAGCGGCAGCGAAGGAGTAACCGAGTTGCCGGCTATGACATTGACGCCGGGAAATGAATCGGAATCAGATAACCCCGTGAACTTGACACCAACACGACGACCAGGAAGCGCCGAAAAGTCCTGCGGCGAATCCGAGAGCAAGAGGCTAGTTGACTGATGCGGTTCACCGGCGCCGAAAACGACGTCGTTGAATTCGGCCGCGGAAACCTCTTGCCAGCTATCCGGATGATCGAAGTTGAAAACATCGACGAGCCGGTAAACGCTTCCCTTCGAAGCCGAAAGCGAACCATTCGAACCGGCATCAATCAAAACGTCGTCGACAGCAAGAAAATAATCGCCCTCAAAAAAAGGATTGAATTCGCGGCCGATGAGTCCGCCGAAATGTGAGATAGGGATATTGGCCCCGACAACTTCCTTGATCATCCCAAACGGCGACACCAATTGACTTTGCAGCGAGTTAGGAAAGCCGGCGCCAGTTGCCAAGACGTGATCCTCGCCATCAATGCAAACGCCAACACGAACCGCGGCCGTTTTTTGCGTAAATCCGGCCGGGCCGTCGATGATCTGCAAATCTAGGAAACAATGGTCGCCGACCGTCGCGAGCCCGTCAGAGATCGACGCGGAAACTCGCGTCATAATCCGGACCGAAACGCCATCAAGACGTGGCAGAGCATTACCAACGCCGACCGAGGAATAAGCCACCGACCCGTTGAGATATGCGAAGAACGGAACCGGGCTCTTGCAGAAAACCTCCTCGCGGCTGATCAATGTGCAATCGGAGACGATCC
This genomic window from Allorhodopirellula heiligendammensis contains:
- a CDS encoding carbon storage regulator, which encodes MLVLSRRVGETILIGNGVQIAVTRIQGKSVTIGVVAPDEVKVLRGEIENKSPRRSEALRRELSRGSRKVVRDAK
- a CDS encoding 5'-3' exonuclease; translated protein: MPNKGYSETWFAIDANNLLFPDVCMGDKSAKNFAARLQTLNRQWEPERTIVAFDSSESFRRKLFPEYKAKRGAKPEGIDDALKAAKEACWDECVDCVAVPEFEADDVLATIAAAATATGRRCVLFSSDKDMRQLLRAGKVTQCRKLNRDRDRFTAEWMTADDVKRNFDVTAEQWVEFQMLVGDASDNYPGVDGIGPKTAKSLLAKYGTLGNLFAKEEREQIRPREVKKLFAARENGTLDLMRKIATLRDDVPISEALLEMEATR